The following proteins are co-located in the Fischerella sp. PCC 9605 genome:
- a CDS encoding GNAT family N-acetyltransferase, translating into MTIRHAVEADLPKIVAIYNAAIPSRMATADLEPVSVESRLAWFAARSPSKSPLWVIEIESMVVGWLSLQPFYGRPAYHATAEVSVYIAPKYHRHGLGKRLLAQAISQSPNLGFKNLVCFIFAHNQPSLKLFEKFGFENWGYLPKVAELDGVERDLIIMGRRIQQ; encoded by the coding sequence ATGACTATCCGCCATGCCGTTGAAGCTGACTTGCCAAAAATTGTGGCAATTTATAATGCTGCAATTCCCAGCCGCATGGCAACTGCTGATTTAGAACCTGTGTCTGTGGAAAGTCGGTTGGCTTGGTTTGCTGCGCGATCGCCCTCGAAAAGCCCACTTTGGGTAATTGAAATAGAGAGTATGGTGGTTGGATGGCTGAGTTTACAACCCTTTTATGGACGACCAGCCTATCATGCTACTGCTGAAGTTAGTGTTTACATTGCTCCAAAATATCATCGGCATGGTTTGGGAAAGCGGCTGCTTGCCCAGGCAATTAGCCAAAGTCCGAATTTAGGTTTCAAAAATCTAGTATGCTTCATTTTTGCCCATAATCAGCCCAGTTTAAAGCTCTTTGAAAAATTTGGCTTTGAAAATTGGGGCTACTTACCCAAGGTTGCAGAACTTGACGGTGTAGAACGCGATTTAATCATTATGGGACGACGTATTCAGCAATAA